Within the Miscanthus floridulus cultivar M001 chromosome 2, ASM1932011v1, whole genome shotgun sequence genome, the region CCTCACGCCTTCCCGCTCCTCCACACTGCCTCCGCCGTCCTTCGCGGACATCAGTCGCCTCTCCCGCAACGCCCTCGCCGCTGATGGCGCCAGGAAGTGTAAGCCCACACTCGATTCTTAAACCCTTATAATTCCTGTCGATAGGACCGCGTCTTAATATAATTATTGGTTTGGTACTTTTAATTCGGGAATGCGTAGTGTGACTATTATTTTTTTTAGAAGAAATAGTGTGACTGTATTATAATGCTGTGCTCAGTTCGTTCAGTTGTCTGTTTACAGTAAAGTGTTTTTTTATTAGAATACAAATGTAGACCTGCTTAGTTCCATTGTTAGTTTTATATATGTTGAGGTATTCTCTTTATTCTTGGTGGTGTGCTTGATACTATCTGATTTATTGTTACTTCTAGTTGTTATCGCGTAATATGCACCTGTGATCTGTAAATGTAATATTGCTACATTGAAGGGTTGGGCACAAACAATCTCAGATTTGTTTCCTCTTCGggttatgtataaaacctagaaCAGCTGTTAATAATGCCGATTGGCTAAAGTAGTCTGGAGAGGGATTTACAATACTGTACTATTTCGACCTAGACTAGCAAAAACTGAAGCTAAACTGTTCTACTTGTTTAGTGCTTTTAAGCTCACATATTTACTGATCGTTCTGGTTTCTTATGGTTATAGCAAAGTTTCCTTTACTTTTCTCTTGTTTTCCTTCTTTGCACTTGTAGAATCTCACGATACAACAACTAAGACATGTATTGTACTCTGCTTATAATTAAAGCATTGTTGCATTTACAGCATGCCTGAAGTTTCTTGATCCTGAGAAGCTTCAAAATCTGGAGCTTCCAGAAATTCCTGAAACAAATTTGTCAATCAAGGAAGTTGTGTACAGATCAAGTCTGCCTCATATCGACAATGATACACCATCACATACAGAGAATTCACGGTTTAACTCGTTCACAGGATACCAGACACTCACTGAACGAAAAGAAAGCTTCAAGGTTAACTTTTTTAGCATTTAAATTTCAGTGAGTTTTTGGATATCGCCTCAGATGTTCTAGTTACTCAGAAACTTCAAGCTGTTTTAGTTGCAATTAAACCCTGATATGCAATTGGTTCCATTTTACAACCTTCAGATATCAGGTGGTACATCTTCCTCCGTCCCAaatttataagacgttttggcatttctagattcatagcttttactatgtatctagacataacatgtatctagatacgtagcaaaagctatgaatctagaaatgccaaaacgtcttataatttggaaaggaTGGAGTATCTCCCTATTCCCATTTGGCAACTACTCACCAAGTAGATATCGCATTTTCTACCACTCACACCAAGTAGATATCGCATTGTCTACAATGGGCTCTGGTGTTCTGCAGGGGCTTCAAAGCTCCAGGAGCTCATGCCCAGGTTGCTGGCCATTGGTTTTTAGGCCTGTAGTCgctgatgtttttttttctagtaGCCTGTGGCGCGCCTGTAGCTTATTTTCTGGGGTGTTGGTGTGAGTGGTGTTCTTGTACTCGAGTTTGGGTCCTTCTGGACTCATGTACATATTTTTCTACCTTAATGAAATGACGCACAGCTCTCCTGCGTGGttcgagaaaaaaatattttaattATAATGGTTTAATACATGCCACTCCTATGGTATTGTGACTGAATGTTACAGATGAAGAAAAGTGTGACAGTGCACTGTGGCTTCTATAATGAAAATGGAGGGTTCAGAGTTTCTGATGTTGACAAAGAATACATGAGATCCTGTGAAGTAGTTGTTGCAACTTGTGCATTTGGTGGAGGTGACGACCTTCACCAGCCTATAGGGATGACCGAAAACTCCATCAGAAAGGTCTCTTGTCAATCTTGTGTTGGAGGTTATTATCTTCAGCTTTTTTCCTGTTTGTTGACAGATGCTTGTGATTTTTTTCTAGGTTTGCTATGTAGCTTTCTGGGATGAAGTCACTCGTGCAGCTCAAGAGGAGGAAGGACACAAGATCGGTGAAGACCTCATGATTGACCTATGGCGGATCATTCTTGTTAGCGATCTTCCTTTCTCAGATCAACGATTGAATGGGAAAATTCCCAAGGTATGGAAATTTTCATTGGCTTTTGGTGTAGAGAAAAATAATGCAGTGTACTAATGTTCTGTTTTTGGTCTTTGCCCTCTGGTATTCCTGAACAAGAGAATATCAGCACACATATTAGTATCAGTGTTTCTATACTGCTGCATACTATCGCAGTGTAGATTATCAATTTTTAATAACTGACTCTGTTTTTGGTGAATGTTCCTCTTCAGCTGATAAGCCATCGCCTTTTCCCCATGGCGCGGTACTCAATTTGGGTGGATTCAAAATCTCAGTTCCGGAGAGACCCATTGGGAGTCCTTGAAGCCCTTCTGTGGCGTTCAAACTCTTCTTTAGCGTTATCTGAACATGGAGTTCGGAGTAGCCTGTACGACGAGGCAAAAGCAATTGTTAAGAAACACAAAGCAACTTCAGAAGAAGTTGAAGCGCAGTTGGATCAGTACCGACAAGATGGCATCCCTGATGAGAAAAGATTCAATGGAAAGAAAGGTTCATTTCTAATCTCAACATGCATACCGTTGTTTGCATCTGAAACTTTTTTTATGTCTCCTTTTACTTCGCGCTCTCGCATATTTTGGTATgtgttaagtctcttgacttgttTGGGCTCCCTGGTTTACATGTCGACATTACTTGTTGTCTGTTTTTTTGTGAAGCATTCATCATTTTTTCGCTTTATATAAGTAGTCCCTGTAAGAACCATGGTAGCATTAACAGTTTACACCTGTGGACAGGAACTTGGGATGCTGAATCTCAAAAGCACTTTAGTAATAAATAGAATAACATCCAATACTGTGGGCGACCATGCTTGGTGTTCATGAAACAAACGTGTAGTACAAGTGTACAACTGCTTAGCTGTAGTTGTGCAAAAGGCACAAGTAATAAAGTTGGGCCAGTTGCATGCGTTTAGCATAAAAGCAAAGGTCCTTTTCTGCCCCTGAACCAGTGATACAGAGCAAAGGGCCTCACACGCATTCCAGCCCCATCGCCCATTCGCCCGCCCTAGCCCCACTTGTGGGCTTGGTAGAGCGGGAACCACTGCAATAGTGAAACCAACATAATGCTTCGCTTCAGAATTGAGGATTTCAGTTCATGCATATGCATATCCTTTCCCAGTGGTGGTCCTCGACGACCTGTTCATAGCAATGACCAATCCAATTTCTTTTTGCCTTTTATTACAGCTCTGGCAGAAGCTTCAGTGATCGTGAGGGATCACGCCCCGCTGACCAACCTCTTCATGTGCACCTGGTTCAACGAGGTGGTCAGGTTCACGTCCCGGGATCAGCTGAGCTTTCCCTACGTGCTGAGGCGCCTGAGGCCGCCCGGCGTGCACCTGTTCCCCGTCTGCGCGCGCAAGGACCTGGTGAACAGCTTCGGGCACAGGCGCAAGGTGAAGCCGCTCGTCAAGGAGGCAACGTGAGCCCCTTCTGGAGTTGGGCCCTTTTGGGTGTCGTCTGGTCTTTAGATCAGCCTGCCTGATTACTAGTAGCCTCTCTTCTTTCTTCCATCCAGTTCATAATAAGAAGGATCCTGACGTAGTGAAATTACAGTCAGACAGTAGTCACCGAAGGAGTGCAGCGTACTAGAGGGTAGGGTTAGCCTGGTAGGGAAGATGTACTAGCTGACGACAAGGTGTTGTCGACGTTGTTGCAGCCGAAGATGGCCTGTGCAGCTGTGGTGTACCGTTCCTCCCCGTGAAAATGGAAGAATTCGTTTCCCAGGTTAAGGCCGTTAATCCTGAATGCTTGCTCCCAGGTTAAGGCCGTTAATTAATCCAGATGCTTGCAGAGCATGGGAGCATAGCATGTTCTTCGCTCAGATAAGATAATTGAGCCGTACTGTAATCATAGAGACCAGATAACTGAGCTGCCGGGGAATGTGATTGAAATTGATCGATTCTCGTTCTCAGGGCTCACTTAAATGTGCATTTGGAGTCGGAGCAATAATTTGGCGCGTACAAACACGTACCTACTCGGAGTGCAGAAGACCTGTCTTGCCAGGCCGACACAAGCAAAAgcgaaaaaaaaaaaaggtactgTACGTCCATGCGaccatgccatgccatgccactGCGCTCGTAGGCTCGTGGCCGTGTGCGTGTATTCCTGTCCTGTTCTCCCATTACTCCTATCATCCtatgccgacgccgacgccgacgccgtcaGCCCGTGAAACCGAGGTCTGCCTCGCCTCGCCGTGCATTCACTCCGACTCCCGCTGGCATTAACCCGCGCTCGGCCTGGAGGGAGGCGCCGAGGACGACGGTTGGTAGCCATGAATGCCTGTGTGGCAAGGCTGAAACCACTGCAGGGATAGAGAGGGCTTCTTGCGGTGCAGACATTTTTGTTGTGTTGCGGAGCGGGGGCAACGAACGACACTTCTCGTCAGCTGCCGACGCGCAGAAAGTGCCGGGAAATGTTGCTCGTCGTCATGCACAGGGAGGAAACTCGGGGAAAAGGATGGGGACGTGAGGTGTAGTTAGGGGGGGTCGCTATCGTCGCGAGCTCGGGGGACCAGGACGCACGTGAATGAATATATACTCCTCCATTCCATCACAAAACTGATTGCACGACAGTCGACAGCAGGAGCACGACTCCGTTCATTGTTGACTTCGCTAGTCTCAAGTCTCATTGCGAGCTGCAACAGTGGTTAGTGCGTTTGACATCATGACGATCTACTTTCTACTAGCAGCATGACACTAGTATCGCTTGGCAGCCGGCTCAAGGGAGGAGCTGCGCAGGCACACGCTCGTAGACGTAGTCGTGGTTGTACCCGTAACTGCAGCCGCCGAATCCAATGCCAAGAAAGTTCTCTCGAACTGTGCCGAGTGGCGAGTGTGGCAATGCCGCGAATCCAAGGCTTGTTTTTGAGGATCCGAAGTCCACGCGCACGCGTGCGAACACGTAGCAGCACCCAGCGCGCACGTACGTAGGAATCGAGCTAGATTTTGTCCACGGAACGCCCCGTCTCTCCGGCGCAAAGGCGGCTGGAACCCGGGGCCGTCGTACGTAtccctctttctttcttttttttgaaactacACGTATCGGCCTTTCGCTTTGCCCTCACTCATCTGCTAGCTTTAGACGCACTGCAGCAGTACGTGGAGTATATCTCGGTATCAGCAGTAGAATCTTGACGGGGAGGCCTTTCGTTTTACGCTTCCTTTTTGGCCTTTTCTCACCTGGactttttctttctccttttcatCTCTTCCCTCAACGCTTCTCCTACTTTCATCGCTGACACCACCCCCGTGCTAAAGAACACCTAGCCGCACGTAGCAGTAGCACTGGACGGTTACCGGGAGGCGTCACTTGAACGTGATTCCCGGTCGGTGCGGGAGAGATGCTCTCGCAACAAAACAGACATATAGAGGTGTTAGTACTAGTATCACTGGTTGACTACAGCTGCTTTAGTGAAGAAGTGAAAGCTTTTGGTCGCTTTAAGAATATTAAAGCAAGCggtgcttgtgttgtgttggTAATTGTGACGGGATTGGAGCTTTCCTGTCAACGCTGTGGTTTTCTGCGTCGGATGGATATTCTTCTCCTGCCTGGTGGCTGCCATGTCGTTTCTGTAGTTTTACCAGCTTATCGTAATGTACTACTGGTAGCTTAGAGTTGAATGTTGAGCACCAAATCCGGCGAACTACGTGATAGTATGATGGTTTCGTTGACCTGAACCGATCCCTTGTAGCGCCTGCAAGGCTGCATGCATCTCAAGTCTGAGTGTCTGACAAGG harbors:
- the LOC136517270 gene encoding probable hexosyltransferase MUCI70, with amino-acid sequence MPSSSSLIQGISISVSDDDEATGKVRVRVRRKRSRGPVSASARRRRILFRAAQLGVPLLLAALAVSLLLYESYRLTPSRSSTLPPPSFADISRLSRNALAADGARKSCLKFLDPEKLQNLELPEIPETNLSIKEVVYRSSLPHIDNDTPSHTENSRFNSFTGYQTLTERKESFKMKKSVTVHCGFYNENGGFRVSDVDKEYMRSCEVVVATCAFGGGDDLHQPIGMTENSIRKVCYVAFWDEVTRAAQEEEGHKIGEDLMIDLWRIILVSDLPFSDQRLNGKIPKLISHRLFPMARYSIWVDSKSQFRRDPLGVLEALLWRSNSSLALSEHGVRSSLYDEAKAIVKKHKATSEEVEAQLDQYRQDGIPDEKRFNGKKALAEASVIVRDHAPLTNLFMCTWFNEVVRFTSRDQLSFPYVLRRLRPPGVHLFPVCARKDLVNSFGHRRKVKPLVKEAT